From one Branchiostoma floridae strain S238N-H82 chromosome 3, Bfl_VNyyK, whole genome shotgun sequence genomic stretch:
- the LOC118412583 gene encoding synaptotagmin-5-like → MDKSGPRSKIETVSSMMVDKDEVSFRHESSNKVYETNYELATNATAIIVGKKEDTESALPTVIVSLILLALLVNIVAITTYYIYKMCKRRKEKKLREEMVVVDGTNPDFEDHIVQSEALLSGGYNTTDNESMTSDPNIRRNPPKRTNSRSMSAPSLFRKVSRQASLEAKYFDLGQLDFAVQHKVEEKQLEVYLIKAERLTPRTSKELRDPYVIVKLLPDIGRRKQSKIILDDLHPDFDEMFTFDIDGEDIRTLTLKFHVMDAGGKRKRRQEIGHVTFPLAGNDWSVQQEFWMNIVKMDPRIKVKASEVDVLEADRGEMLLSLTHKPNSRVLTVVVEEVNNVDPERDLSDPVFMPGRKKKHQASSKAALFVKIRMTEGSRKVKSVKTSQKVGTTNPKFKETFTFDVSKCDLAEVGLKVMVKKKELFLQDTLGRLVIGYPCGALTEHLHSPDSPEPTWYRLE, encoded by the exons ATGGACAAAAGTGGCCCAAGAAGTAAAATAGAGACAGTGTCTTCCATGATGGTAGACAAAGATGAAGTCTCTTTTCGTCATGAAAGCTCGAATAAAGTCTATGAAACAAATTATGAGCTTGCAACTAACGCAACTGCCATAATAGTTGGCAAGAAGGAAGACACTGAAAGTGCCCTACCGACTGTAATCGTCTCTCTTATTCTACTGGCACTCCTGGTGAACATTGTGGCCATCACAACTTACTATATCTACAAAATGTGCAAGAGAAGGAAGGAAAAGAAACTGCGGGAAGAAATGGTGGTTGTTGACGGGACAAACCCTGACTTTGAAGACCACATCGTACAAAGTGAAGCCCTTTTGTCAGGCGGCTACAACACGACTGATAACGAATCCATGACGAGCGATCCGAACATTCGACGGAACCCTCCAAAAAGGACCAACTCGCGAAGCATGAGCGCTCCTTCGTTGTTCCGAAAAGTGTCCCGACAAGCCAGCCTCGAAGCGAAGTACTTCGATCTCGGGCAGCTCGACTTCGCCGTCCAACACAAGGTAGAAGAAAAACAGCTGGAGGTTTACCTCATCAAAGCCGAACGCCTTACCCCAAGGACAAGTAAAGAACTCCGCGATCCTTACGTCATCGTCAAACTCTTACCGGATATAGGAAGACGGAAGCAATCCAAGATCATCCTGGATGATCTTCATCCTGATTTTGACGAGATGTTTACATTTGACATTGACGGAGAGGATATCCGTACGCTGACCTTGAAGTTCCACGTGATGGACGCTGGCGGGAAGCGGAAACGCAGACAGGAGATTGGTCACGTGACGTTTCCTCTAGCAGGGAACGATTGGAGCGTTCAACAGGAGTTCTGGATGAACATAGTCAAGATGGATCCTCGTATCAAG GTGAAAGCCTCCGAGGTGGATGTTCTGGAGGCAGACCGGGGTGAGATGTTGTTGAGCCTGACGCACAAGCCGAACTCCCGGGTCCTGACGGTGGTGGTGGAGGAGGTCAACAACGTGGACCCGGAGAGAGACCTGTCCGATCCGGTCTTCATGCCGGGAAGGAAGAAGAAACACCAGGCTTCAAGCAAAG CGGCCCTTTTTGTGAAGATCAGGATGACTGAAGGAAGCAGAAAGGTGAAGTCGGTGAAGACGTCTCAGAAAGTCGGCACCACAAATCCCAAGTTTAAGGAAACCTTTACGTTTGACGTCTCCAAGTGTGACCTTGCTGAG GTTGGACTGAAGGTCATGGTTAAGAAGAAGGAGCTATTCCTGCAAGACACCCTTGGAAGGCTGGTTATAGGGTACCCATGTGGAGCGTTAACAGAACACCTGCATTCCCCTGACTCCCCCGAACCTACGTGGTATCGCCTGGAATAA
- the LOC118412588 gene encoding synaptotagmin-15-like yields METWAIVLIVVVCAIVGQVLLGLAVWCCVTHCRKKRAVTFKKKLLKDDEEDKHFEEYQEWESATPRKLSSTSLQQRPPPEKPPIIVSDPVHVQPPTKNYASPPAVIPTKQGPVELEKYLLGMDDLDSGSEGGDAVSETTQDSMAFSGNLGFKLVYRKVKEELVVTIQKATGLPTRCKNPYVSVVLLPDMKTRYLTKVQKHATDPEFNEIFIFPIKEAELQSRTLRFDIMNMGGKFSKNKLMGTVLYPFEGRDISSFADDSDGGVSEDLSAKHLPTDALENKGDIQLSFSFLEKTDVLSVTVLEAKNVAVPGIDAILSRKDIQLYVRVALFVENEVIKTKRSVVKSGSTSPVYKQIFNFDVAKYGIDAVGLKVSVCQKKSGERDTLGKVFLGPGTRHSLSAMIGTGDARWYALV; encoded by the exons ATGGAGACGTGGGCGATAGTCCTGATCGTGGTGGTGTGTGCCATCGTGGGACAGGTGCTGCTCGGCTTAGCTGTGTGGTGCTGTGTAACCCACTGCCGCAAGAAGAGGGCGGTCACCTTTAAGAAGAAACTTCTGAAAGATGACGAGGAAGACAAACATTTTGAGGAGTACCAAGAATGGGAGTCAGCGACTCCGCGAAAG CTGTCTTCAACATCCTTACAGCAGCGGCCTCCACCAGAGAAGCCGCCGATCATTGTCTCGGACCCTGTGCACGTCCAACCCCCGACGAAAAACTACGCCAGCCCACCAGCTGTCATCCCCACTAAACAAGGTCCCGTGGAACTCGAGAAATACCTCCTCGGCATGGACGACCTGGACTCCGGCAGCGAGGGGGGAGATGCCGTCTCCGAGACGACTCAAGACTCCATGGCGTTCTCAGGAAACTTGGGCTTCAAGCTGGTGTACAGAAAAGTGAAAGAGGAGCTGGTGGTGACAATACAGAAAGCCACCGGCCTCCCGACAAGATGCAAGAACCCGTACGTGTCAGTGGTTCTACTGCCCGACATGAAAACCCGCTACCTCACCAAAGTGCAGAAGCACGCGACCGACCCGGAGTTCAACGAAATCTTCATCTTCCCCATCAAGGAGGCCGAGCTGCAGTCTAGGACTCTGCGTTTTGACATTATGAACATGGGAGGAAAGTTCTCGAAAAACAAACTCATGGGGACAGTGCTGTATCCTTTCGAGGGAAGGGATATTTCTTCATTCGCCGACGATAGCGATGGAGGAGTATCAGAGGACCTGTCGGCAAAACACCTTCCA ACTGACGCCCTGGAGAATAAGGGTGACATTCAGCTGAGCTTCAGTTTCCTGGAGAAGACCGACGTTCTGTCCGTCACTGTCCTGGAAGCCAAGAACGTCGCCGTTCCGGGAATTGACGCCATCCTGTCCAGGAAGGACA TTCaactttatgttcgagttgcaCTATTTGTGGAGAACGAAGTGATCAAGACCAAACGATCCGTGGTCAAGTCTGGGTCAACCAGCCCCGTCTACAAGCAAATCTTCAACTTCGATGTCGCCAAGTATGGGATAGATGCT GTGGGACTGAAGGTGTCGGTTTGTCAGAAGAAGAGCGGTGAGAGGGACACGCTGGGGAAGGTGTTCCTTGGTCCGGGCACACGTCACAGCCTGTCTGCCATGATCGGCACTGGGGATGCTCGCTGGTACGCCCTGGTGTGA
- the LOC118412599 gene encoding group XIIA secretory phospholipase A2-like: MLKLLVLVLLVTVPIVSCKKRKKTFDSGEKKPLDVDVKGLQDGLDSLVQGLESLETMFGVVEEAGDLECGYVCKNGKKPRKNPHHKPRSNGCGSFGLLIDTRDVPEMTRCCDKHDICYDTCGNKRQDCDDKFKTCLDNMCEELSRTLSADQNEGCQMTSQLMYAGTMGLGCKSYKEAQKRACICDEDNDWLDKKPIKSSKAFGDL, from the exons ATGTTAAAGCTTTTGGTTCTCGTTTTGTTGGTTACTGTGCCAATAGTATCGTGtaaaaagaggaagaagacgTTTGATAGCGGAGAAAAGAAGCCTCTTGATGTAGACGTGAAAGGCTTGCAAGACGGTCTCGACTCGTTGGTGCAGGGGTTGGAGTCGCTGGAAACCATGTTCGGAGTGGTGGAAGAGGCGGGCGATCTGGAGTGTGGGTATGTCTGTAAGAACG GAAAGAAGCCCAGAAAAAATCCCCATCACAAGCCTCGGTCTAATGGCTGTGGTTCCTTTGGACTCCTG ATAGACACCAGAGATGTTCCCGAGATGACGCGATGCTGTGACAAACACGACATTTGTTACGACACCTGCGGGAACAAACGTCAGGACTGTGATGACAAGTTTAAAACCTGCCTGGACAATATGTGTGAAGAGCTCAGTAGAACTCTGTCAGCAGACCAAAATGAAG GGTGCCAAATGACCTCCCAGCTCATGTATGCAGGCACCATGGGCCTCGGTTGCAAGTCCTACAAGGAGGCCCAGAAGAGGGCCTGCATATGTGACGAGGACAACGACTGGCTAGACAAGAAACCAATTAAGAGCAGCAAAGCAtttggtgacctttga
- the LOC118412600 gene encoding mitochondrial import inner membrane translocase subunit Tim23-like, with translation MDRSQTPPSSPFNFYGAQDPSMNVPLTSSGSSFSPYLNIDPSYLNQGGSEFIFPTEKRTRGRFELAFSQIGSSVAAGAVYGGVNGLRLGLSETAELAWSKPKYVQLLNLTLKRGAATANTLGVVALFYSAFGVLYSSSLFFDVDDERSTLLAGTSTGLLFKSTAGLKGMARGGGIGLGLAALWCVWQNRDRVKSSLGVNQTL, from the exons ATGGATAGAAGTCAAACGCCTCCGTCGTCACCCTTCAACTTCTACGGTGCCCAGGACCCGTCCATGAACGTTCCAT TGACATCATCAGGTTCCTCATTTTCACCATACCTCAACATTGATCCATCATACTTGAATCAG GGAGGATCAGAATTCATTTTCCCAACAGAAAAAAGAACGCGGGGCAGATTTGAGCTGGCTTTTTCACAGATTGGCAGTTCTGTGGCAGCTG GAGCAGTCTATGGAGGAGTGAATGGTCTGAGACTAGGGTTGAGTGAGACAGCAGAGCTAGCATGGAGTAAACCTAAATATGTTCA GCTgctgaacttgacattgaagaGAGGTGCAGCTACAGCTAACACACTGGGTGTCGTAG CCCTTTTCTACAGTGCATTTGGTGTACTGTATTCATCATCCCTGTTCTTTGATGTCGATGATGAGAGATCAACCCTTTTGGCAGGAACATCAACAGGACTTCTGTTCAAATCTACAG CTGGACTGAAGGGCATGGCGAGAGGGGGAGGGATCGGGTTGGGACTGGCGGCGCTCTGGTGTGTGTGGCAGAACAGGGACAGGGTCAAGTCGTCACTAGGGGTGAACCAAACATTGTAG